The Calypte anna isolate BGI_N300 chromosome 1, bCalAnn1_v1.p, whole genome shotgun sequence region AGAGAACTTTCTAATCACACAAAAGGTAAACACGAGTGTTAGAAGTTACCCAATTCGTGTTTCCACAAAAAATTACAGTTCTTAATCTTCATGCTCACTACTTATTTCTAGACCTTGATATCTAACTGGGGTGTACCACTTCCAGTCTGTTTCACTTGACAGGTTCTGTTCTTACTTCACTGAAGACCTTTGCTGGCATGGGCCCACTCACCCAGTTTAGCCTTGTTCTCACCAAATAAAAGGTTTCTCCAGAAAACAGTTCATCCTGAAACTAGAGTGGGTTCTGTCCACAGCATAAACAACAGACAGTTCTTTGCTGCCAGGCTTGCAAATCCATTTCGGAGGGAAAGAAGATCCCAGAGTTGCAGCACCTACAAATGCATAGATAATATATTTTGTGTAATATCTCACCAGGAGGCAGTAAAGCAGCACATGaatctttttatctttcttggATACAGAAAGGAGTACCCTTCAAAGCCatgatataaaaaatattaagctTCTGTACACTCTGTTCCTAACAGTACAAACATTCAGCATTTGCAGCAATCAGAAAAAACAAGGTTTAATGGACATATTTAGCACAAGTGGGATCCAGAAACCAGTACCACATGCCTGAAATGCTAAGGTTGTGTGGTTGGAACAATGGACTTCAGATAAGCAGCCCACTCTTCAACTAAAAGGAGCTCCCAAACTGTTCACTTCACTACCATCATCAGTGACAACAGCTTCAGCTAAGCACGGAGGCACCCTCAAGTTCCTGTACCTGGAGACCAACCCCATACCTCTGGCCTCATTCTGCATAACCCACCACCCTACATTAGGACACAACTCCTCATCTTCCTACCTTACAACTGCACTCTTGATCCAGCAGCACAAGGCACCCACAGCTTCACCCACCCAGGACACGCTCCCCTTCCTCAGTTTCATACGTGCCCCCCACACACTGACATAAAGCAGACATTCCAGACAAGCAGGGATAGCAGCAGGCACTGCAAGAAGAGCAGACTGCAGAAGTGACTGCTTTGTACAGTGGAAACCACAGCCAAGCCACTCCTTGGGTGGAAACTATTGTAAAGATGCAGCAtctggagaaggaagaactgCGGCTGTGGCTTTTGCACCAGAGATCTTTCATCCAATGTTGGCAGCATGCTGTGCAGTGGGCAGATGGCCCAGAGTACAGTGAGCACTGCTgaaaccttttccttctcctccttgtGTCCAGCCAAAACTGCTGGGGGTCCACCCATCAGAACTGATAGGGCTGCCTTACTGAGAGTAGAGTCCCTTGGATTCATTCTTAGATCTAGACAAAAAGCTTTTACGTACTTCCAACTGAAGAATATGGTTTACACTTAAACCATTTCCCAGGAAAGAACTTTATTTGCCCATCTGAAAGCTTTGGAGGCATCCTCTACTCTTGATAAAGCTTTGTACCATTCCTGAAAGGGATGCAAGGCTCCCACACTACACAAGGAAGCTTGACTTTATAGTTTTGCCATCAGGAAACTTCGCTGTCAACTGGGAGACCTGGGCTTTGGGTCTGCTTCTAAGTctatttatgtaattttttgtaGTAAATAATCATTTAATGAGAACAGAAATTATACTGGCAAGAGTGGTATCAGCTTCTTCTAACCACCAGCTTTAGAGTTAAGCAGAGGTTCaattatttcctctctttcattCATGAAGATGTCATTCATGAAGATGTCATTCATTCATATAAAGTATCTCAACTTCATCATCAGTTTCCTCACAGCTTAGTTTGGCCTTGTATGTTGTAGTTAGACCAGGGAAGCAGAAGACTAATGCATGCATCTCTTAAAGAAGAACTTTCACCTGGCTTTTACACTTCTTGGAAGAGTAATTAATATTACATAGTAACACAGGGATTCTTTCATCcaagacaaaaaaggaaaaatagaaaggaCAACCTGTAAAATGCAGAGATACCTACCTAGAGACCTGACAAATTGGTTTTAAGGTACAATGAAAGTTGCGGATTTTTAGATCATGGTTTTGACTCAGTATAAGCATACAGTTTTCATCTGAAGGGGTACATCTCATCCAAAATCCCCAAGTAAGCAGAACTATGATTATTTGTCTCTCAACATGGATTAGTTGCATTTCTACAACTGTAAATTACAGTTCAGAAGTCCTTGCACAGTGTATCTGCAAACATGCATTCTTCCAGTTTAACTGGTAAAAAGCATGCAAGCTTAAGTTAACAACACATTAGGTCTTACACCACCTGCAAACTGAAGTCAGGTACCAAAAcataacaacaaaaacacccGCAAATATAAGATGAGGTATGTTGACAAGACCTGGTACACTTGCTGAAGCTACATCTCTTTAATACTGCAAGTATCTCCCTTTCAACTACAACTCAATTAAAATGTTCAGGACTTGGTACAATTTTCAGGATTTCAGCTGTTTTTAGCTGACTTTGCAGAAGTGAAACTTAGGATTAAAACACTGCTCACGTGTCTTTCACAAAGTGCCTAACCAAAAGCCAGAAGTTGAAATATATTGCAGCAAAAGAgatgatggaagaaaaataagtgcAGCATTTAGACTTATTCTCAGCAGGGCTGAGTCAATTTAACTATGGATGTGCAAGTTGCTTTCTATTCTGCTTCACCTATCTACATCTTGTCAGCTGGGGTCTGAATGCAGGCGCTTCATTGAGAGGTACAATGCAAGCTGCATAAGCCACAGCTTAATCCTTGACTAAATAAAGGAAACCCCAAAACACTTATTAATGAATAAAATCTGCCCTGACTACTTCAAGTGTTCTTCTATCAGGTGTGTGTGAATGATAAGAATTTCGAGCACgtggaaaatgcattttttcttaataaattcaaaataacTTCATTACATAGCTCTTTAAAAATCTCCAGTGAAAAAAAGTCACGACACACATTAAGCAACAGCCACTATGAGAAAGCAGCAAGACTCCAAAAATATCCCTACTttgcctcctccctcctctttcctcGACTCACCCTTCTCCCTCATTTCAAAATACATCCTTCCCAGGCCTTGAGCTGGAATGGTAGCTGCTGTGAACAGACCATACCTGACCATACCATCAGCCATTATCACCTTTTATGCTCCACTCTGCGTTAAGATGCAAATCCAGCGGCTGTCGTCCAACAAAGTTATTTAAAAGGGTTTCCCCTTCAGATGTCCAAGCCAAAGCTACAAGCAGTTATACGATATAATtataatctctctctctccacaggCAATAACAGATCTTGGGCTGCAACGATCTGGCCAGTGGCACTTTCTCATCCACGCTATGGTTCAAATGGTTGCTATGATCTCAATGGTGCACCTACCCCTTCTTTTAGAGTAACTGGCTTCAAGTCAGCTGCTGACATCCAAACCGATTGACGCAGATCTAAACAACCCAGTGGttataaaaacccaaacaaaactggCAGTACGCACCGGGGTTTCACCACGGTGGATTCACTTGTACCAGAGAGGCAATGCCGCCGTGGGAAATTTCAGAGCAACACCGGCACACATAAGGCCTAACACTCACAGCCATCATCTCCTTACCAAGGAGACTTCGCGTTCCGCACTTTTTAAGAGGAGCGTGAAGTTGCCAGGAATACCTATGGAGGCACCGGAGGCAGGTATCGGATCCCTATCTGCCTTTGCAGACGTGAGCGCTGCACGAAAACACCTCTGCAAACCGGTCCACTCGAGTAAGAAAGTACACTCGAGGGCTGACCCGATGCAATACTGGGGGAGCACTGGGGGACACCCCCCTTCCTCACCGCCACCCTGGTTGCCGCCGTGGCACAGATAGCCGCCCTCCCGCCTGCTCCTAGCCAGCCCGTCTGCCCATTCTCAGGCAGGAGCACCCCCAAACTTGCCGCGTCGGAAacagggggggaaggaggggagagagcaGCGGAACCCTCTGGCGCCCGCTGCCCCCGCTCCGCCAGCCCTGCGGCCGGACCCCGCCCACGGGGAGCCCGGGGCTGCGGGCGAGGCACCGGCGGGGGCGGTGGGGGAAGGGGGTCCCGCCGCCCAGGGGCACCACCGGGGGAggtggaagggagggagggaggaacgGAGAGAGGGAGTGAGGGAGGGAGTGAGGGAAGCCGCACCTGAGCGGGCAGCGGGCAGGGCGTGGGCAGCCCCCGGCCCCGGGGAGAAGGGGATGGCCGGGGAGCGGGGGTACGGGAGGCCCGCAGGCCCCGGCGGGCTGGGCCGCAGGTGGGGGTCGGGCGCGGCCGTCGGAGGAGCGGCCGCCGGGCAAGTCACCTCTTGACGCGGATGATCTGGTCGCGCATGGGTCGGATGTCCTGGAAGCTCTGCTGGTTGACCAGGCTGTAGACCAGGATGAAGCCCTGCCCGTTCTTGATGTAGAGGTCCCGCATGGAGGCGAACTGCTCGGTACCCGCCGTGTCCAGGATCTCCAGGACGGAGGGGGAGGCGTCCACCTCGATCTCCTTGCGGTAGAAGTCCTCGATGGTGGGGTCGTACTTCTCGATGAAGGTGCCGGTCACGAACTGTACCGTGAGCGCCGACTTCCCCACCCCGCCCGaacccagcaccaccaccttGTACTCGCGCATCCTCCCGCCGCCGCCAGCGCGGACCGCCCGCCAGACCCGCACCTGCCGACGgcccctcctcaccctcccGCCATCGGCCGCCccaccctgcctgctgctgccgCCTCTGCCGCCGCTGGCCGCCCCCGCTccgcgcccgcccgcccgcccgcccggcgGATGCTCCTGGCCGCGGCGGCTCCTGGGCGGTGCTGCCGGCGGCGGGGCTGCGCTCACGGGCTGCGGCGGGGCTGAGGTGGGGCGACGGCCCCgccccctccttcctctgtcGCCACGGCAACAGCCAACCGGGCGGTGCGCGGAGGGGCGacgaggaggaagaaagaagcggagaggaggaggaggaggaggaggaggaggaggaggagaaggaggaggaggaggaggaggaggaggaggaggaggaggaggaggaggaggaggaggaggaggaggaggaggaggaggaggaggaggaggaggaggaggaggagggcggTGCCTGGTCACGTggcacacccacccacccccacccctcgCTCCCCTTCCCCAACGacggggaggggaggtgggaggtgggGGCGCCAGCCAATCGGAGGGCGCCGCAGCCGCACGTGACGCCGAGGGCCGCAGCGGATGGGCGGGGGGCGCTGTCAATCTTCCCCCCTCGTCCCTCCCACCTCGTCCCTCACCCGGCGCTGTCGCCTTGGAGACAGCGGCCcgccccctctcccctcctcgCTTTGCCTGCCAAGCACCGCCGCACGCGCTCCTCGGAGGGCCAACCAGTGGCCGCGCTGCGGTCACGCGCCGGGAGGGCTGAACCAATGGGAGCGCGGGATTCAGGGAGGGCAGGGTCTGCGGCGCCCCGCGGCCGGAAGTGGCGGTTAGGGCGCCCGAGAAGGCGGCGGTGTTGGCGCTCGGCGTTGGAGGAGCCGCGGGGGGCGAGGGGTGGTGCGGTCCCCCGGGGCCTCGGGAGCGGCTTGTATCCCGAAGGGAAGCTGGCGTCGTACTGGGATGGGAGGTGTAGGGTGGTTGGGTGAGGTGGCGGCGGCGCTTGGCGCCGCCACCTGTCCCGGTAGGTGGGcgggtggggaggggagagaggggagaggccTTTCCGAGCCGCTGGAGGGGAAACCCCCGTGCAGGCTCCGCGGTTGCTGGTGTGGCGGGCGAGGAGGTTCTGCCGTGGTATGTGGTTGCTCTTTTAAACCTGGCGGTTCCGGAGACACAAGGTGTCAGCTGCTTGGGCTGCTACGGCGTGTGTGGAGGGCCCGAAGGCATCGTGTTTATTTCACTCCTGTTTACAGAAATAACGCGCCGATCCAGCGGGCTTTCCTTTTGAATGCACTGTGATCTTCATCCTGGCATGGTCTTGCAAGGGGTGCCCTTAGGTGTTTGTTACTAATTAATGCTTATCTCCTCATCCCTTTCTGTTAAAGAGACTGAAGGCCACGAAAGATGGCAGTACGTTTGGAGAAAAATACTCCATATAAATACAAACGAAAATGAAGACTCTTTATGAAGAGGCATAAAAACTTCTGGGAATCGTTATCACTGGGATTATTGTAACACTTGACTTTCTACTGTAATACAGAAACCTTAACCCTTcggtttttttctttaaaatcacaGGCTGGAACAACAAGATATAGGGAGAAAAGGCTTTTGTTTCCACTAGAGGCTTTTGGTTCAGCTGTTCAGTTAACTTTTCTGAAAGCTATCAGAGAAGGAGCTCCTTACTTGGGTAGCATTTCTTGCTGCGTGGTTCTTCCCAAGGCAAACCTTGTCACAACATCATATAAAGTAAGGCCTAAGGTGTCCGACTGCTTTCTAGGCAAGTCTGATTCTGCTTCCTTGTTgacttttttccatgtttctgaaacttaaagcaaatttttcagtgtaagataaatttctgtctttttgaaGCACGTTTTTCCTCCGAGTCTTCCCGTTAAAAGCTTGCCATGTGCAGTGCTTTAAGCTTTCTAGTATTTTGCTTTGGCCTCCTGCTGTTAAGAGTTTTGCATTTCTCTCTGTGATTTTTGtataggggttttttgttggttttttttgttgttgttgttttttttaatgcaaagctTTGAAACACATTTATCATAATAGAATGCCCAAACCCTTGGTCTGTCTACAAGAAGGAAGATTATTTGCAGGTAACTTGCAGTGCCTGTATAGTCAGAAAccaccaaagcaaaccaaaaccccacccGTCTGTGTAGTGTAAATACATTCAATACTAAAGAAGCACATGGGATTTTTTACTGGACTATCAGAATCCATTTGTAAATGTTGCAGAGTCTGGTCAGTCTAGTCAGAAATGAGTAATAATTTCAATGAATTATCTCATTTCTGTTGATGACTTGGCACCTTCAAGTAGTAAAAATGAGCCTACAATAGCACGTAATAGCACAGAATTCAAGATGCAGCAGGTAGGGATTAATAAGTATTAGTTGTCTAAAGCTGGGAGCCGTCAGGCAGACTGTTGGGAAAATCCCAGAGTTTAGGAGTCAGTGCTGAAAGGGAGCTGTCGAGTTAATGTGgccaaggaaaaaacaaatgtgatTGTGGTGTGTGCACAGTCAAGCTTCTGGGTGACTAATGGGACattgctgtgtccagttctgatGAACCATGTCCAGGAAAGAGGAACTTGTACAGAAATACCCCCAGGAGGGTTACTGGGAAAGGACAGAGCTTATCTACCAAGAATACACAAGGAATATTTGTCTGGTTAACCTAGGAAAAGCAAATGCAGAGGAGGATTATGAGTAACTGGTAAGGCAGTGTAGAGCCAAGCAGGTAGGTATTTAAGCTTATGAGCAATATTTGTAGAAGAACATGGATCTAAACTGCTTGTAATCCAGGCAGACAACTATGAGCCAGCTCAGCTGACTAAGGGTTTCAGTCTGTGAAGAACAGAGAAAGATGAACATGTCTAACAGGCTTTAAAGTGTGTTGTGCTTCAGAACAGCAGGAATATGGTGTGCACTCATACAAAATAGATCTTAATGACCTGTGTTGAAGGGAGAGGAGTGGgcctctcttctttctcatcCCAGAGAATGGAACAGTCTCCTGATGTTCAGTACTTCTCAGGAAGAAGCTCTTGACTGCTGGTTcatgatgaggatgatgattAGAGTGAGAAGGCAACAGTTCAGAAAGAGGCTGAGTTTGATGGGCAGCAAAGGACTCTCTTAATTATAATGGGTAGATGTGTGCAGTGCCTAAGGAAATGCCTAAAACTGGAATAGAGAGGGACAGTGTATATAGCGTGGagtatggaaaagaaaagtCAGGAATGTCATCTTCAGGAGGTGCTGGATACCCAGAATGCATGACTGGTCCCAAAGATCCTAGCTGCTACACTTGTAAGGCTGAACACCATACCATTACTTTAATTTTCTGGCCTTCACCCTTGGTTGATTTTGATTTCCCCCGGAGAGAACAACATTGACAGTTCAGCTCATGCACACTGCAGGCTtagtcctgaaaaaaaccccccaccaGCATCAGTTGTTTGTGCAGTTGTTTGTAGTGAGGTGTAGAACATGGGGTTCAGGTGCTGCCAGTCTTGCTGTTATGCATGTTGCTTatactttctgcttttctctaccAGAGAGTGAGGggggaaaatataaaaaaaaaaattttgaggGAAACCAAGCTTCCTGCTGTGAAAGATTGAAGTGGGCAAGGCATGCCAGACAAATATGCTCAGCCCAGAGCATCCTTTCCCAGTGTGGCTTCCTTTACAGCTTCTCAGAGGAGACTCGGGAGTCATCTTGTCCCCTTGTGTGCTACAGCTGGGTTTTTGCCAGCTTCCTAGGATTTagaaacttcagttttattGCTCACTTCTCAAGTCT contains the following coding sequences:
- the RAP2A gene encoding ras-related protein Rap-2a, with protein sequence MREYKVVVLGSGGVGKSALTVQFVTGTFIEKYDPTIEDFYRKEIEVDASPSVLEILDTAGTEQFASMRDLYIKNGQGFILVYSLVNQQSFQDIRPMRDQIIRVKRYEKVPVILVGNKVDLESEREVSSSEGRALAEEWGCPFMETSAKSKTMVDELFAEIVRQMNYAAQPDKDDPCCSACNIQ